In Alkalihalobacterium alkalinitrilicum, a genomic segment contains:
- a CDS encoding phage portal protein: MGFKDWWYGFLFKDTTLVKLSDDFFKLKANVFYKHLAVETCIDFIANTLTRCEFQTFEKGKETRGQNYYLLNVQPNQNQNASEFMHSLVNHLIKNNECLVIMQDKQLYVADTFNKKEFTLRENFYDEVTVRDLKFNKTFKESEVLYFKLNDRNIMSVIDGLWLDYGKLLASAINYYKRKNNKRILVKGDFLRAQDQATQEAIDEMFESQLKNWFDPDKEGSAFQIQDGYSFEDLSDGSTGKAQNSTSRDVSDLVNDMINYVSMAFHIPRGLIKGDVADIDKQIDSFIMFCIKPIAKLIADEFNRKMYTKEEYLKRTYLKVETNELKMVDITQFANAADKLFAIGGLSINDILKKLGQEPIDEEWANKRYVTKNYQEADSLKGGES; the protein is encoded by the coding sequence GTGGGTTTTAAAGATTGGTGGTATGGTTTTCTTTTTAAAGATACAACATTAGTAAAACTTAGCGATGATTTTTTTAAATTGAAAGCAAACGTATTTTATAAACACCTGGCGGTTGAAACATGTATTGATTTCATAGCCAACACCTTAACCAGGTGTGAGTTTCAGACGTTTGAAAAGGGTAAAGAAACACGAGGACAAAATTATTATTTGTTAAATGTTCAACCCAACCAAAACCAAAATGCATCTGAATTTATGCATAGTTTAGTTAATCATTTAATCAAGAATAATGAGTGCTTGGTTATTATGCAGGATAAACAGCTTTATGTTGCGGATACCTTTAACAAGAAAGAATTTACTTTAAGAGAAAACTTTTATGATGAAGTGACGGTTAGAGACTTAAAGTTTAATAAGACTTTTAAAGAGTCAGAAGTTTTATATTTTAAGTTAAATGATAGAAATATAATGTCTGTTATTGATGGCTTATGGTTGGACTACGGAAAATTGTTAGCTTCTGCAATTAATTATTACAAGAGGAAAAATAACAAACGTATTTTAGTTAAAGGTGATTTTTTAAGAGCTCAAGATCAAGCGACACAAGAAGCAATTGACGAAATGTTTGAGTCACAACTTAAAAATTGGTTTGATCCCGATAAAGAGGGTTCAGCTTTTCAAATTCAAGATGGATATTCATTTGAAGATCTTAGTGACGGGAGTACTGGAAAGGCTCAAAACAGCACAAGCAGAGATGTTAGCGACTTAGTGAACGACATGATCAATTATGTATCTATGGCTTTTCATATTCCTCGGGGATTAATAAAAGGGGATGTTGCCGACATAGATAAACAGATAGATAGTTTTATTATGTTTTGTATTAAACCTATTGCAAAGCTTATAGCTGATGAATTCAATCGCAAGATGTACACCAAAGAGGAATATCTGAAACGCACTTATTTGAAAGTGGAAACAAATGAGTTAAAGATGGTTGATATTACTCAATTTGCAAATGCTGCAGATAAGTTATTTGCCATTGGTGGATTATCCATTAACGACATTCTTAAAAAGTTAGGTCAAGAACCAATTGACGAAGAATGGGCAAACAAACGTTATGTAACAAAGAATTATCAAGAAGCTGACTCACTGAAAGGAGGTGAAAGCTAA
- a CDS encoding head maturation protease, ClpP-related produces the protein MIKRFKNEKFNSLPPIERVFKAETSNGDATKLTIYGDIGESWWGEYITASDVERELKNITSSTIDVHINSYGGDAFDGIAIRNQLKDHPAKIIVHVDGIAASAASIIAMAADEIIMGVGSMIMIHEGSTFAWGTKTDLRKTLNALEGLDNSIIDVYMTRYKGDRSEIETMLVNETWFTSSEAVEVGLADKVNEDVKEDEIDAEEFKNNVLQRFRQQQQPKIAASTNQTILSKFKRPE, from the coding sequence ATGATAAAGCGATTCAAAAATGAGAAATTTAATAGTTTACCGCCAATCGAGAGAGTATTTAAAGCCGAAACATCTAATGGAGATGCAACTAAATTAACCATTTATGGAGATATTGGTGAGTCTTGGTGGGGTGAATATATAACCGCTTCAGATGTGGAAAGAGAATTGAAAAATATCACTTCAAGTACAATTGATGTTCACATTAACAGCTATGGTGGAGATGCTTTTGACGGGATTGCTATTCGCAACCAATTAAAAGATCATCCTGCTAAAATAATTGTCCATGTAGACGGTATTGCCGCATCTGCAGCATCTATCATCGCGATGGCAGCTGACGAAATTATTATGGGTGTAGGGTCAATGATCATGATACACGAAGGATCAACATTTGCGTGGGGAACTAAGACGGACCTTAGAAAGACGTTAAATGCTCTTGAAGGACTCGATAATTCAATAATTGATGTTTATATGACTCGTTACAAGGGTGACCGTTCAGAGATTGAGACTATGCTCGTAAACGAAACTTGGTTTACTTCAAGTGAAGCCGTGGAAGTCGGTTTAGCTGATAAGGTTAACGAAGATGTCAAGGAAGATGAGATCGATGCTGAGGAATTTAAAAATAACGTATTACAAAGGTTTCGACAGCAACAACAACCAAAGATTGCAGCAAGCACCAACCAAACCATATTAAGCAAATTCAAGCGCCCAGAATAG
- a CDS encoding phage tail protein: protein MPTIVENFDSMAIKNSSVQFFKNGQQQEGTKFGCVGSLGGETTLKEIIKRCEGVEVRKLTKPEKVDITVSAHIPVAVVRDLFGINSEDLKPGVYKYSQNSRGKEFVFTADVIDEFEDVVKLIAFPKCSSATGFRFTIENGADEVAELEVEITAYPDSKKNLYYEAFVSEVDETVADQWHQTFSYELVEGTPTP from the coding sequence ATGCCAACAATCGTTGAAAATTTTGACTCAATGGCCATTAAAAATAGTTCAGTTCAATTTTTTAAGAACGGTCAACAGCAAGAAGGTACAAAGTTTGGTTGTGTAGGGAGTTTAGGAGGAGAAACGACGTTAAAAGAAATTATTAAACGTTGTGAAGGTGTTGAAGTTCGTAAACTTACTAAGCCTGAGAAAGTTGATATAACGGTTTCCGCTCATATTCCAGTTGCTGTTGTTCGTGACTTATTTGGAATTAATTCAGAAGATTTAAAGCCAGGTGTATACAAATACTCACAAAATAGTAGAGGTAAAGAGTTTGTTTTTACAGCGGATGTCATCGATGAATTCGAAGATGTAGTGAAGTTGATCGCCTTTCCTAAATGTTCAAGTGCTACAGGGTTTCGATTTACGATTGAAAATGGAGCCGATGAAGTTGCAGAACTAGAAGTGGAAATTACCGCTTATCCAGATTCTAAAAAGAACCTTTACTATGAAGCGTTTGTTAGTGAAGTGGATGAAACAGTTGCCGATCAGTGGCACCAGACATTCAGCTATGAATTAGTAGAGGGAACACCAACACCTTAA
- a CDS encoding phage head-tail connector protein, which produces MNDQQLLVELKDRLQITWSEEDNHLIGIIQRAKAYLSGLTSASFNYEVEGVPKELLLERCRYVYNNVGDEFERNFAHELKRLILHVALGKVGVIDESISGDV; this is translated from the coding sequence ATGAATGATCAGCAGTTACTAGTAGAATTAAAAGATCGATTACAAATCACTTGGAGTGAAGAAGATAACCATTTAATTGGGATCATTCAAAGAGCGAAGGCGTACTTGTCGGGTTTGACGAGTGCGTCTTTTAATTATGAGGTAGAGGGTGTCCCTAAGGAGTTACTTCTCGAGCGTTGTCGTTATGTTTACAATAATGTGGGAGATGAATTCGAAAGGAACTTTGCCCATGAACTAAAACGATTAATATTACATGTGGCCTTAGGGAAAGTGGGTGTAATCGATGAAAGCATATCGGGAGACGTTTAA
- a CDS encoding head-tail adaptor protein has translation MKAYRETFNDGFLDYGHKQTQRSSTGKRIGDTFSSEGKLAYRLLSCRDSDYEMAGAMGGSLDMKVKTRFPPSFRKTDRNKLKCVLNNVEFDVLKVDSDKSYLYFYLQEVGAVNE, from the coding sequence ATGAAAGCATATCGGGAGACGTTTAATGATGGCTTTTTAGATTATGGTCATAAACAAACCCAACGTTCATCCACAGGGAAGCGAATTGGTGATACTTTTTCATCTGAAGGTAAATTGGCTTATCGTTTGTTGTCCTGTAGAGATAGTGATTATGAAATGGCTGGAGCTATGGGTGGAAGTTTGGATATGAAAGTAAAAACTAGATTTCCACCTTCTTTTCGTAAAACGGATAGAAATAAATTGAAATGTGTATTAAATAATGTTGAATTTGATGTGTTGAAAGTGGATAGCGACAAAAGTTATCTTTATTTTTATTTACAGGAGGTGGGAGCGGTTAATGAATGA
- a CDS encoding phage major capsid protein: MNKFKLNLQFFGGINNLDRPGVIENKEEQVKAMQEAFENGDAKEVAERIVTNFENNFVQFQTIMNDTIKEARQAQEENWDTQVLASRGVRILTSEEKKFYNSAIEAQSFDEVHKLMPPTVFERVFEDLEKEHPLLSLVNFQRTGATTAWVLRKPGEAAAFWGDVTAAIQEMVDEGFRTIEQGMFKLSGFLVVSKAMFELGPEWLDRYVRTFMKEVVADEMENAIVNGTGNKQPIGMTRDLEGAVEGGVYPFKAKVPLTDFTPQTIGEKILAPTTKGGTRRYTGVTLIVNPLDYAMKFFPIGAKQKDDGTWTYDNFAVPGLTMVQSPAVPLDTMIAGKPKDYFMGVATNQTLEHTDILRMVEDQRLYLIRQLANGRPLDPDSFEVFDISDLGTPTP, encoded by the coding sequence ATGAATAAATTTAAATTAAACTTACAGTTTTTTGGTGGAATTAATAATCTAGATCGCCCAGGTGTTATTGAAAATAAAGAAGAACAAGTAAAAGCAATGCAAGAAGCTTTTGAAAATGGAGATGCAAAAGAAGTTGCGGAAAGAATTGTTACCAACTTTGAAAATAACTTTGTCCAATTTCAAACCATAATGAATGACACAATTAAAGAAGCACGTCAGGCTCAAGAGGAAAATTGGGATACACAAGTTTTAGCTTCTCGTGGAGTTCGTATTCTTACATCAGAGGAAAAGAAGTTTTATAACTCGGCAATTGAAGCGCAATCTTTCGATGAAGTTCACAAACTAATGCCTCCAACTGTGTTTGAACGTGTATTTGAGGACCTTGAAAAAGAGCATCCTTTACTTTCACTTGTTAACTTTCAACGTACTGGAGCTACAACTGCATGGGTTCTTAGAAAACCAGGTGAGGCAGCTGCATTCTGGGGAGATGTAACAGCAGCTATTCAAGAAATGGTTGATGAAGGATTCCGTACGATTGAACAAGGGATGTTCAAATTAAGTGGGTTCTTAGTTGTTTCTAAAGCAATGTTTGAATTAGGACCTGAATGGTTAGATCGTTACGTTCGGACATTCATGAAAGAAGTAGTTGCAGATGAAATGGAGAATGCAATTGTAAATGGTACTGGTAACAAGCAACCTATTGGAATGACTAGAGACCTTGAAGGAGCTGTCGAAGGTGGAGTTTATCCATTTAAAGCAAAAGTACCTCTAACTGATTTCACTCCTCAGACGATTGGAGAAAAAATACTTGCTCCTACTACTAAAGGAGGAACACGCCGTTACACTGGAGTAACTTTAATTGTAAATCCACTAGATTATGCAATGAAGTTCTTCCCAATCGGTGCAAAACAGAAAGATGATGGTACATGGACATATGATAATTTTGCAGTCCCAGGTCTAACTATGGTTCAATCTCCAGCAGTTCCACTAGACACTATGATTGCTGGTAAGCCAAAAGATTACTTTATGGGTGTTGCTACTAATCAAACGTTAGAGCATACAGATATTTTACGAATGGTTGAAGACCAACGTCTCTACCTAATCCGTCAATTAGCGAATGGTCGCCCTTTAGATCCAGACTCTTTCGAAGTATTCGATATTAGCGATTTAGGGACACCAACACCATAA
- a CDS encoding phage tail tape measure protein, producing the protein MAKNPEVKVKFSVFNKEFNDGMREIGRESSNLRKEFKLKESQLKQNGTESDLLKNKVNYLSKEHELASNKVKATEEQLAKAKAMYGENSTEVERLNSRLLDAKVREQQFANELAEATKELADQEDKVKQLSKTLDETGGKMKDMGGTLTKGVTLPIVAAGGAAAKFAIDQETAFAKVSTLLDESSTDMEEYRKNVRDASSDMGVAFGEYSEAVYQSISAGIDQGEAVEFSGKMAKLAKGGFTSMTTATDLTTTALNSYGLSIEETDNVMDMLINTQNQGKTTVDELASSMGKVIPTAKSQNVGLDQLSTGYAVLTKNGIATAEAGTYMNAMFGELGKSGSKTDKILREKTGKSFAELQAEGMNTADVLGILQQEADGAGLQLSDMFGSSEAGRAAMVLLTEEGNEFNEILASMGDVAGATDAAFEKMNDTTGQKLKQSLVKAQNAAAEFGDVIAPIIGKAADIVSNLIGRFSNLSPTMKTSIVVVAALAAAIGPLLVVLGTIIQSIGVILPLLTKLGALLKVVRVAKLALLGPIGLVVAAIVGLIAYFVHLYKTNENFRNKVNQIWNKIKEIFSSAINNTIQKFNEMRTKFTNTANQIWTTATNIFNNVKNAIMNPIETAKSTVLGIIEEIKSAFSNMKINIPKPKLPKINVSMEKNSWGIPYPKFDISWFKTGGVFTRPVVAGNAGFGDVAEAIVPFEGSHAMRIAKLIAEAQNRLSENLANKQDGNNNVLVTVEASDVIMDGRKVGSITWKQVKEFIDRDDNRGQKFRGE; encoded by the coding sequence ATGGCTAAAAATCCTGAAGTAAAAGTAAAGTTTAGTGTCTTTAATAAAGAGTTTAACGACGGCATGAGAGAAATCGGACGTGAAAGCTCCAATCTACGTAAAGAGTTTAAATTAAAAGAATCCCAATTAAAACAAAACGGTACCGAATCGGATCTCCTAAAAAATAAGGTTAATTATCTATCGAAAGAACATGAATTAGCTTCTAATAAAGTCAAGGCAACAGAGGAACAACTCGCTAAAGCAAAGGCAATGTACGGTGAAAACTCCACAGAAGTGGAAAGGTTAAATTCAAGACTTTTAGATGCGAAGGTTCGAGAACAACAATTTGCAAATGAGTTAGCGGAAGCAACTAAAGAGTTGGCAGATCAAGAGGACAAGGTTAAACAGTTGTCCAAAACTCTTGATGAAACTGGCGGTAAAATGAAAGATATGGGTGGTACGCTTACCAAAGGTGTCACACTCCCTATAGTTGCAGCAGGTGGGGCCGCGGCTAAGTTTGCGATCGATCAAGAAACTGCATTTGCGAAGGTATCGACCTTACTTGATGAGTCATCTACAGATATGGAGGAATACAGAAAGAATGTTCGGGATGCTTCTTCAGATATGGGCGTTGCATTTGGAGAGTACAGCGAAGCCGTTTATCAATCCATATCCGCTGGAATAGATCAAGGTGAGGCAGTAGAATTTTCAGGGAAAATGGCGAAGTTGGCTAAGGGTGGTTTCACTTCTATGACCACAGCTACCGACTTAACTACAACAGCCTTAAACTCTTATGGCTTGAGTATTGAAGAGACTGATAATGTCATGGATATGCTTATTAATACTCAAAATCAGGGTAAAACAACTGTTGATGAGTTGGCCTCATCCATGGGTAAGGTTATTCCAACGGCTAAATCACAAAATGTTGGTTTAGATCAATTAAGTACAGGTTACGCAGTTTTAACTAAAAACGGTATAGCTACTGCAGAAGCTGGAACTTACATGAATGCTATGTTTGGTGAATTGGGTAAATCAGGCTCAAAGACAGACAAAATATTACGCGAAAAAACAGGGAAATCCTTCGCTGAATTACAAGCTGAGGGAATGAATACAGCAGATGTACTAGGGATATTGCAACAAGAAGCCGATGGAGCAGGATTACAATTATCTGATATGTTTGGATCATCAGAAGCTGGAAGAGCTGCAATGGTCTTATTAACCGAAGAAGGTAATGAGTTTAATGAAATCCTCGCATCGATGGGTGATGTAGCTGGAGCTACAGACGCGGCCTTCGAGAAAATGAATGATACAACTGGCCAAAAACTTAAGCAATCCTTAGTTAAGGCCCAAAATGCAGCAGCTGAATTTGGAGATGTAATAGCACCAATAATCGGTAAAGCGGCAGATATCGTTTCTAACCTCATTGGTCGATTTAGCAACCTGTCCCCCACAATGAAAACGTCTATTGTCGTGGTAGCAGCTTTAGCGGCGGCAATTGGTCCATTGCTAGTTGTATTAGGAACAATCATACAAAGTATAGGGGTTATTTTGCCGTTATTGACTAAGTTAGGCGCTCTACTTAAGGTAGTACGTGTTGCAAAGTTAGCTTTACTTGGTCCAATTGGACTTGTTGTTGCTGCCATAGTTGGACTCATCGCTTATTTTGTCCATTTATACAAAACGAACGAGAATTTTAGAAATAAGGTTAATCAGATATGGAATAAGATAAAAGAAATATTCTCAAGTGCAATAAACAACACTATTCAAAAGTTTAATGAAATGCGAACAAAGTTTACTAATACCGCAAATCAAATATGGACAACGGCTACAAATATATTTAACAATGTTAAAAATGCTATTATGAACCCGATTGAAACTGCGAAAAGTACAGTGTTGGGTATTATTGAGGAAATCAAAAGTGCATTTTCAAACATGAAGATAAATATTCCAAAACCAAAATTACCTAAGATCAATGTTTCAATGGAAAAGAACAGTTGGGGTATCCCTTATCCAAAATTCGATATATCTTGGTTTAAAACAGGTGGTGTATTTACACGACCAGTAGTCGCAGGGAATGCGGGTTTTGGTGATGTAGCAGAGGCAATCGTTCCTTTTGAAGGTAGCCATGCTATGAGAATAGCAAAATTAATAGCAGAAGCACAAAATAGACTTTCTGAAAATCTAGCAAACAAGCAAGATGGTAATAATAATGTGTTAGTAACAGTTGAAGCTTCTGATGTAATAATGGACGGCCGTAAGGTAGGAAGTATTACATGGAAGCAGGTGAAAGAATTTATTGACCGTGATGATAACAGAGGGCAAAAGTTTAGGGGTGAGTAG
- a CDS encoding phage distal tail protein — protein MKSEQNFIIKKHNKIIADMHEIGVWIESFHIYSPNISRTKLKVSGNPGSLLVDTHEDERRVSIIMQIEEDNLKKFDGKKHLIYDLIFSEEPFAIVRDLTPDREIYVIQEGDYDIGNITPEDGVFELELTMVDPYLYGPMHQSNFQNDAITLLNEGTAEAYPIIEATAKEDVTFLQVAKEDEYMMIGRQLDAGIQPLDREELVMHDTLTTTTGWTTGTATDIERAISGTMISNGTGFVVQDYGSGTDVYHGPALKKSVPSPLQDFRAEAFVRFPNGSGQVGRIEMVGLDANNAQIFRIGLYDSKPSGNRTKAAARVGTLTNGIRITDTEAVYVDNWTNYIGIYRIERVGNTWSVYFAEVDLATGIHHTTHRRTLNTSEFNQELTQIQLYIAKYTASWGSYDPVNSIFEDLKVYRINEESEIPYIAHEGDVITLDHQTNNILINGESRLDLKDFGASFFALNKGVNHLFTFPEGAYDTKIKWRERFK, from the coding sequence ATGAAAAGTGAACAAAACTTTATTATTAAAAAACATAATAAAATAATAGCTGATATGCATGAAATTGGAGTGTGGATTGAGTCTTTTCATATCTACTCACCTAATATCAGTCGTACAAAATTAAAAGTATCAGGAAACCCAGGTTCATTATTAGTGGATACCCATGAAGATGAACGACGTGTTTCTATTATTATGCAAATAGAAGAAGATAATTTAAAGAAGTTTGATGGGAAAAAGCATCTAATCTATGACTTAATTTTTAGTGAGGAACCTTTTGCAATTGTTCGAGATTTAACTCCAGACCGTGAGATATATGTAATCCAAGAAGGTGATTACGACATAGGAAATATTACTCCAGAAGATGGAGTCTTTGAGCTTGAACTTACTATGGTCGATCCTTATTTATATGGACCTATGCATCAATCTAACTTTCAAAACGACGCCATCACCTTACTAAATGAAGGGACAGCGGAAGCCTATCCAATCATAGAAGCCACTGCTAAAGAAGATGTAACATTCCTACAGGTGGCTAAAGAAGATGAATATATGATGATAGGTCGTCAATTAGACGCTGGAATACAGCCATTGGATCGAGAAGAGTTAGTCATGCACGATACCTTAACGACTACGACAGGTTGGACCACAGGAACAGCAACCGACATCGAACGTGCTATTTCAGGTACGATGATTTCAAATGGTACAGGGTTTGTGGTTCAAGACTATGGATCAGGAACGGATGTCTATCACGGGCCAGCATTGAAAAAGAGTGTGCCAAGCCCGTTACAAGACTTCCGTGCAGAAGCATTTGTCCGCTTTCCGAATGGTAGTGGTCAAGTCGGAAGAATAGAAATGGTCGGTTTAGATGCTAACAATGCTCAGATTTTCCGTATTGGCTTATATGACAGTAAACCTTCTGGTAATCGAACGAAAGCGGCTGCACGAGTCGGAACACTCACAAATGGTATTCGTATCACAGACACAGAAGCAGTCTATGTCGATAACTGGACCAACTACATTGGTATCTATCGTATTGAGCGAGTAGGCAATACTTGGAGCGTTTATTTTGCTGAAGTGGATCTTGCGACAGGAATACATCATACAACTCATAGAAGGACATTGAATACCAGTGAATTTAATCAAGAATTAACGCAAATTCAATTGTATATTGCCAAATACACAGCAAGTTGGGGGAGTTATGATCCAGTAAACAGTATTTTCGAAGACTTGAAAGTATATCGTATTAATGAAGAATCTGAAATCCCTTATATTGCTCATGAGGGTGATGTTATAACACTTGATCATCAAACCAACAATATATTGATTAATGGTGAAAGTAGGCTCGATCTAAAAGATTTCGGGGCGTCTTTTTTTGCGTTGAATAAAGGAGTTAATCATTTATTTACGTTTCCAGAAGGGGCGTATGATACGAAAATAAAGTGGCGTGAAAGGTTTAAGTAA